One Thermodesulforhabdaceae bacterium genomic region harbors:
- a CDS encoding L-threonylcarbamoyladenylate synthase: MIIEMNHQHPEPRKVKQVVEVLANGGLIAYPTDTFYGIGCDLFNKEAIEKVYDLRGKTHDRPLSIVCSDLKNISEYAQVTNYAYKVMKRCLPGPYTFILEASRLVPKIMLSKRKTIGIRVPNCPIALAIVAELGHPIINTTAVDRETGETLITPHEIKEKLGNMVDLIIDGGPVPGKPSSVISLINDQPEILRIGSGDVSFF; the protein is encoded by the coding sequence ATGATTATTGAAATGAATCATCAACATCCCGAACCTCGTAAAGTCAAGCAAGTTGTTGAAGTTCTTGCCAATGGCGGTTTAATCGCTTATCCGACGGACACCTTCTACGGTATAGGGTGTGACCTGTTTAACAAGGAGGCTATTGAAAAAGTATATGATTTAAGAGGAAAAACTCACGATAGGCCTCTCAGCATTGTGTGTAGTGACCTTAAAAACATAAGCGAGTATGCTCAGGTAACTAACTATGCCTACAAAGTTATGAAGCGTTGCCTTCCCGGTCCATACACTTTCATACTGGAAGCATCAAGATTGGTTCCAAAAATAATGCTCTCCAAAAGAAAAACTATTGGTATTAGAGTGCCCAACTGTCCTATAGCGCTGGCCATCGTTGCCGAGCTTGGTCATCCTATTATCAACACAACCGCTGTAGATCGAGAAACGGGTGAAACATTGATAACTCCCCATGAAATTAAAGAAAAACTGGGAAACATGGTAGATCTTATAATAGACGGAGGGCCCGTGCCGGGGAAACCCTCTAGCGTTATTTCTCTGATAAATGACCAACCAGAAATTTTACGGATAGGAAGCGGAGATGTTAGTTTCTTTTAG